One genomic window of Mauremys mutica isolate MM-2020 ecotype Southern chromosome 5, ASM2049712v1, whole genome shotgun sequence includes the following:
- the SH3BP2 gene encoding SH3 domain-binding protein 2 isoform X2 — protein sequence MATEEQHWPVPMKAIGAQNLLTMPGGVTKSGYLHKKGGTQLQILKWPLRFVIIHEGCIYYFKTSTSASPQGAFSLNGYNRVMRAAEETTSNNVFPFKLVHISKKHRTWFFSASSEDERKNWMVSLRREIDYYHDKKETVTDLSDSGSDADSFYGSVERPININYSHSTENEDYDQEEDEESYLQPDSTDFVRPDDNMILPPAYPPPPVPHIRKVAYPETRMHSFAGQPTGPMLPPPPPKRSLPDIKPEGCLNIRGESQFHCRSESNLKIQPSSRRVSDVPPPVPPMPHLKNPACVKESCLPSAESLPLARILTPSDGCERLKQLNLSSRAPPPLPSNKPKLSELTEKPVEAKVPKERGKPGMFIPQVPVETRAPKEHGKPGLFVPQVLPKPPVPVCKSRSEKSLLPQLQRSPPDGQSFRSFSFEKPALPSKQNTSGEDSDEDYEKVELPNSVFVQTYESIEVERMFKSTSPRGHPQNGLYCIRNSSTKPGKVLVVWDESAEKVRNYRIFEKDSQFYLDSETMFWNVGSLVEYYCTHVLPSHDSLILKCPYGYCGPR from the exons ATGGCCACAGAAGAGCAGCACTGGCCAGTCCCAATGAAGGCAATTGGAGCACAGAACCTACTGACAATGCCTGGGGGAGTTACTAAGTCAGGATACCTTCACAAAAAAGGAGGCACCCAGCTGCAGATCTTAAAAT GGCCATTGAGATTTGTGATTATCCATGAGGGATGTATTTACTACTTTAAGACTAGCACATCTGCATCTCCACAGGGTGCTTTCTCTTTAAATGGTTATAACAG GGTTATGCGGGCAGCGGAGGAGACAACATCAAACAACGTGTTTCCTTTCAAATTAGTTCATATTAGCAAGAAGCACAGGACCTGGTTTTTTTCTGCCTCCTCTGAAGATGAAAGAAAG AACTGGATGGTCTCACTGAGGCGTGAAATAGATTATTACCATGACAAGAAGGAAACAGTAACAGATTTAAG TGACTCTGGTTCTGATGCAGACAGTTTCTATGGCTCAGTAGAACGCCCCATAAATATCAACTATTCTCATTCAACAGAAAATGAAG ATTATGACCAGGAAGAAGATGAGGAATCTTACTTACAGCCAGATTCTACGGATTTCGTTAGACCAGATG ATAACATGATCCTCCCACCAGCGTACCCGCCACCTCCAGTGCCTCACATCAGAAAAGTTGCCTATCCAGAGACAAGGATGCACTCCTTCGCAGGCCAGCCCACAGGGCCTATGCTTCCTCCACCACCTCCTAAAAGAAGCTTACCTGATATAAAACCAGAGGGCTGCTTAAATATAAGGGGAGAATCCCAGTTTCACTGCAGAAGTGAATCAAATCTAAAAATACAGCCATCAAGCCGTAGAGTAAGTGACGTACCACCGCCGGTTCCCCCTatgcctcatctcaaaaatccCGCCTGTGTCAAAGAGAGCTGCTTGCCATCAGCAGAGAGTCTACCTCTAGCCCGCATTTTAACACCCAGTGACGGATGTGAGAGGCTAAAACAATTGAATCTTTCCTCACGGGCCCCACCTCCATTACCAAGCAACAAACCCAAGCTATCAGAATTAACGGAGAAGCCAGTGGAGGCCAAAGTGCCAAAAGAACGCGGCAAACCTGGGATGTTTATTCCACAAGTGCCAGTGGAGACCAGAGCACCAAAAGAACATGGCAAACCTGGACTGTTCGTGCCACAAGTGCTGCCTAAACCGCCTGTGCCTGTATGCAAATCTAGATCAGAGAAATCTTTGCTTCCCCAATTACA GAGATCACCACCAGATGGGCAGAGTTTCCGAAGCTTCTCATTTGAGAAACCAGCATTACCTTCAAAGCAAAACACGTCTGGTGAAGATTCAGATGAAGATTATGAAAAA GTTGAGCTGCCTAATTCGGTATTTGTCCAGACCTATGAATCCATTGAAGTAGAAAG GATGTTCAAATCTACCAGCCCAAGAGGACATCCACAAAATGGATTATACTGTATTAGGAATTCATCTACCAAGCCTGGAAAG GTATTAGTTGTATGGGATGAATCTGCTGAGAAAGTGAGAAACTACAGAATCTTTGAAAAG GATTCACAGTTTTACTTGGACTCAGAAACCATGTTCTGGAACGTTGGAAGTTTGGTTGAATACTACTGCACCCATGTCTTACCCAGCCATGACAGCTTGATTCTCAAATGTCCTTATGGTTACTGTGGACCAAGGTGA
- the SH3BP2 gene encoding SH3 domain-binding protein 2 isoform X1 produces the protein MASSVQRKRSFGATFSKKPVCQSDLVIRTMATEEQHWPVPMKAIGAQNLLTMPGGVTKSGYLHKKGGTQLQILKWPLRFVIIHEGCIYYFKTSTSASPQGAFSLNGYNRVMRAAEETTSNNVFPFKLVHISKKHRTWFFSASSEDERKNWMVSLRREIDYYHDKKETVTDLSDSGSDADSFYGSVERPININYSHSTENEDYDQEEDEESYLQPDSTDFVRPDDNMILPPAYPPPPVPHIRKVAYPETRMHSFAGQPTGPMLPPPPPKRSLPDIKPEGCLNIRGESQFHCRSESNLKIQPSSRRVSDVPPPVPPMPHLKNPACVKESCLPSAESLPLARILTPSDGCERLKQLNLSSRAPPPLPSNKPKLSELTEKPVEAKVPKERGKPGMFIPQVPVETRAPKEHGKPGLFVPQVLPKPPVPVCKSRSEKSLLPQLQRSPPDGQSFRSFSFEKPALPSKQNTSGEDSDEDYEKVELPNSVFVQTYESIEVERMFKSTSPRGHPQNGLYCIRNSSTKPGKVLVVWDESAEKVRNYRIFEKDSQFYLDSETMFWNVGSLVEYYCTHVLPSHDSLILKCPYGYCGPR, from the exons AACAATGGCCACAGAAGAGCAGCACTGGCCAGTCCCAATGAAGGCAATTGGAGCACAGAACCTACTGACAATGCCTGGGGGAGTTACTAAGTCAGGATACCTTCACAAAAAAGGAGGCACCCAGCTGCAGATCTTAAAAT GGCCATTGAGATTTGTGATTATCCATGAGGGATGTATTTACTACTTTAAGACTAGCACATCTGCATCTCCACAGGGTGCTTTCTCTTTAAATGGTTATAACAG GGTTATGCGGGCAGCGGAGGAGACAACATCAAACAACGTGTTTCCTTTCAAATTAGTTCATATTAGCAAGAAGCACAGGACCTGGTTTTTTTCTGCCTCCTCTGAAGATGAAAGAAAG AACTGGATGGTCTCACTGAGGCGTGAAATAGATTATTACCATGACAAGAAGGAAACAGTAACAGATTTAAG TGACTCTGGTTCTGATGCAGACAGTTTCTATGGCTCAGTAGAACGCCCCATAAATATCAACTATTCTCATTCAACAGAAAATGAAG ATTATGACCAGGAAGAAGATGAGGAATCTTACTTACAGCCAGATTCTACGGATTTCGTTAGACCAGATG ATAACATGATCCTCCCACCAGCGTACCCGCCACCTCCAGTGCCTCACATCAGAAAAGTTGCCTATCCAGAGACAAGGATGCACTCCTTCGCAGGCCAGCCCACAGGGCCTATGCTTCCTCCACCACCTCCTAAAAGAAGCTTACCTGATATAAAACCAGAGGGCTGCTTAAATATAAGGGGAGAATCCCAGTTTCACTGCAGAAGTGAATCAAATCTAAAAATACAGCCATCAAGCCGTAGAGTAAGTGACGTACCACCGCCGGTTCCCCCTatgcctcatctcaaaaatccCGCCTGTGTCAAAGAGAGCTGCTTGCCATCAGCAGAGAGTCTACCTCTAGCCCGCATTTTAACACCCAGTGACGGATGTGAGAGGCTAAAACAATTGAATCTTTCCTCACGGGCCCCACCTCCATTACCAAGCAACAAACCCAAGCTATCAGAATTAACGGAGAAGCCAGTGGAGGCCAAAGTGCCAAAAGAACGCGGCAAACCTGGGATGTTTATTCCACAAGTGCCAGTGGAGACCAGAGCACCAAAAGAACATGGCAAACCTGGACTGTTCGTGCCACAAGTGCTGCCTAAACCGCCTGTGCCTGTATGCAAATCTAGATCAGAGAAATCTTTGCTTCCCCAATTACA GAGATCACCACCAGATGGGCAGAGTTTCCGAAGCTTCTCATTTGAGAAACCAGCATTACCTTCAAAGCAAAACACGTCTGGTGAAGATTCAGATGAAGATTATGAAAAA GTTGAGCTGCCTAATTCGGTATTTGTCCAGACCTATGAATCCATTGAAGTAGAAAG GATGTTCAAATCTACCAGCCCAAGAGGACATCCACAAAATGGATTATACTGTATTAGGAATTCATCTACCAAGCCTGGAAAG GTATTAGTTGTATGGGATGAATCTGCTGAGAAAGTGAGAAACTACAGAATCTTTGAAAAG GATTCACAGTTTTACTTGGACTCAGAAACCATGTTCTGGAACGTTGGAAGTTTGGTTGAATACTACTGCACCCATGTCTTACCCAGCCATGACAGCTTGATTCTCAAATGTCCTTATGGTTACTGTGGACCAAGGTGA